A single window of Brassica napus cultivar Da-Ae unplaced genomic scaffold, Da-Ae ScsIHWf_1312;HRSCAF=1874, whole genome shotgun sequence DNA harbors:
- the LOC106357803 gene encoding cytochrome P450 71B2-like, with protein sequence MAILLSLFLVLLLTLVSSIFLKKLQNSKLNLPPSPSSLPLIGNLHHVAGLPHRCFHKLSIKYGPVMLLRLGFVPVVVISSSEAAEAVLRTHDLECCSRPKTFGTRKLSYGFKDISFSPYGAYWREMRKIAVIELFSLKKVQSFRYIREEEVDFVVKNLTESCLKQSSVDLSKTFFSLTASIIGRVALGQNFHESGFIIDQERIKTLVTDAVEALGTFTFSDIFQGGVGRFVDLLFQRHKKINKIFKELDAFYQHVIDDHLKPEGRKNLDIVSLMLDMIDKPENADSFKLNMDNLKAILMNVFLGGIDTSSIIMIWAMTELVRNPRVMKKAQENIRTILGAKRERITEDDLYKVDYLKLIIKETFRLHPPVPFIVPRETMSHIKIKGYDIPPRTQIQINVWTIGRDPKRWTDPEDFIPERFTNSSVDFRGQHFDLLPFGSGRRMCPAMSMAVATVELGLMNLLYFFDWGLPNGMEIGEIDMEEFGNLTIIKKLPLQLVPLRRY encoded by the exons atggcgatcttgctctctttgtttttggttttgcttcttactcttgtATCATCAATCTTTCTTAAGAAGTTACAAAACTCAAAACTCAATCTTCCTCCTAGCCCCTCAAGTCTTCCTCTCATTGGAAACTTGCATCATGTTGCAGGGTTGCCTCACAGATGTTTTCATAAGCTATCAATCAAATATGGACCGGTGATGCTTCTTCGACTTGGCTTTGTTCCGGTGGTTGTGATCTCATCCAGTGAAGCAGCTGAAGCGGTTCTAAGAACTCATGACTTGGAATGTTGCAGCCGACCAAAGACGTTCGGGACAAGAAAACTCTCTTACGGCTTTAAAGACATCTCCTTTTCTCCATACGGTGCTTATTGGCGGGAAATGCGAAAAATCGCGGTTATTGAGCTTTTTAGCCTTAAGAAGGTTCAATCTTTTAGGTACATTAGAGAGGAAGAGGTCGACTTCGTGGTAAAGAATCTGACGGAATCTTGCTTGAAACAATCTTCCGTGGATTTAAGCAAAACCTTCTTCTCCCTCACCGCAAGCATCATCGGTAGAGTAGCTTTAGGACAGAACTTCCACGAGAGCGGCTTCATTATTGATCAAGAAAGGATCAAAACGCTTGTTACGGACGCAGTGGAAGCTCTAGGGACTTTCACTTTCTCTGACATCTTCCAGGGCGGAGTCGGAAGATTCGTAGACTTGCTGTTTCAACGACACAAGAAGATCAACAAAATCTTTAAAGAGCTTGATGCTTTTTATCAGCATGTGATTGATGATCACTTGAAGCCAGAAGGAAGGAAAAATCTGGATATCGTTTCCTTGATGTTGGATATGATCGATAAACCCGAAAATGCAGATTCTTTCAAACTCAATATGGATAATCTCAAGGCAATCCTCATG AATGTGTTTCTTGGCGGGATAGATACAAGCTCTATAATAATGATTTGGGCGATGACAGAACTTGTTAGAAACCCTAGAGTGATGAAGAAAGCTCAGGAAAATATTCGAACCATCCTTGGGGCCAAAAGGGAAAGAATAACTGAAGATGATCTATACAAAGTTGATTACTTAAAGCTCATAATCAAGGAAACATTCAGATTGCATCCACCAGTTCCATTTATCGTCCCAAGGGAAACAATGTCTCACATCAAGATCAAAGGCTACGATATTCCCCCGAGAACGCAAATCCAAATTAATGTATGGACAATCGGACGTGACCCCAAGCGTTGGACCGACCCTGAAGATTTCATCCCTGAACGGTTTACTAATAGTTCTGTAGATTTCAGAGGACAACATTTTGACCTATTACCTTTTGGTTCTGGTCGAAGGATGTGTCCCGCGATGTCAATGGCGGTTGCTACtgtggaactaggtttgatgaaTTTGCTTTACTTCTTCGACTGGGGATTGCCAAATGGGATGGAAATTGGAGAAATTGACATGGAAGAATTTGGCAATCTCACCATTATCAAGAAACTACCTCTTCAACTTGTACCCCTCCGACGTTACTGA